CGGCGTTGCACCCGATCCGATCGTCGCGCGGGAACTGATCAAGCAAACCAACCCCGATGTACTGACGCTCGACGTGGAAATGCCGCGCATGGACGGCCTCGATTTCCTTGAAAAGCTGATGCGCCTGCGGCCGATGCCGGTCGTCATGGTGTCGTCGCTGACAGAGCGCGGCTCGGAAATCACGCTGCGTGCGCTGGAGCTTGGCGCGGTGGATTTCGTGACGAAGCCGAAGCTGTCGATTCAGAGCGGCATGCTCGAATATACCGAGCTGATCACCGACAAGATCAGGGCTGCGGCAAGAGCGCGCGTCAAGGCGCGTACCGTTGCGTCCGCCGAGCATGCCAGGACTGCCACTGACGCATTGCCGTTGATTCGCAACCCGCTGACCAGTAGCGAAAAGCTGATCATCATCGGCGCGTCCACCGGCGGCACCGAAGCGATCAAGGAGTTCCTGATGCAGATGCCGTCGGACTGCCCCGGCATCCTGATCACGCAGCACATGCCGGAGGGTTTCACGCGTTCCTTCGCGAAGCGGCTCGACAGCATCTGCAAGATTTCGGTCAACGAAGCGGCCGGGGGCGAGCGGGTATTGCCGGGACATGCGTTCATCGCGCCCGGCCACTCGCACCTGCAGCTTGCTCGCAGCGGCGCGAACTACGTGACGCAGCTCGACCAGGGGCCGCCGGTCAATCGACACAGGCCTTCGGTCGATGTGCTGTTCGGCTCGGCGGCGCGTTGCGCAGGGAAGAACGCTGTCGGCGTGATCCTGACCGGCATGGGCAAGGATGGCGCGGCCGGCATGCTGGAGATGAAGAATGCCGGCGCATACAATTTTGCGCAGGATGAAGCCTCGTGCGTGGTGTTCGGCATGCCGCGCGAAGCCATCGCCGTCGGCGCGACACATGAGGTAGGGCCGCTACAGGAATTGCCGCGCATGGTGCTGGAGCATCTCGCCGCCAACAGCAGTCGTGCGCTGCGTGTTTGATGATGCAAGCGGGTTGTTAAAACATAAACGACTGTGGCGCATGCGTCTCGGCAGCATCAGGAATGCGTCGTTTTTTCTCCGCTGCGGCGCTGTGCGGCAGGCGACAGAGTGCATAATAGCGGCAAGTTTATTTATACTTGGCTGGCCGCGAGGTTGGACAATAAGCGGCCGACAGGTCGATAACGGTTGAAAGAAACATTGGAGTAATTCATGGCTGATCCGAAAACAAAATTCTTGGTTGTCGACGATTTCTCGACCATGCGTCGCATCGTCCGCAATTTGCTCAAGGAATTGGGATACACAAACGTAGACGAAGCCGAAGACGGGGCCATGGCGCTTTCCAAACTCAGGAGCGAACCGTTCGACTTCGTGATTTCGGACTGGAACATGCCGGTCATGGATGGCTTGACGATGCTGCAAACCATTCGCGCCGATGCCGCGCTGTCCAAGCTGCCGGTGCTGATGGTCACGGCAGAGGCGAAGAAGGAAAACATCATCGCGGCAGCACAGGCCGGTGCGAACGGGTATGTCGTCAAGCCGTTCACGGCCGCCACACTGGATGAAAAGCTCTCCAAGATTTTCGAAAAGATGAGCGCGGGCGCC
The Noviherbaspirillum cavernae DNA segment above includes these coding regions:
- the cheY gene encoding chemotaxis response regulator CheY codes for the protein MADPKTKFLVVDDFSTMRRIVRNLLKELGYTNVDEAEDGAMALSKLRSEPFDFVISDWNMPVMDGLTMLQTIRADAALSKLPVLMVTAEAKKENIIAAAQAGANGYVVKPFTAATLDEKLSKIFEKMSAGA
- a CDS encoding protein-glutamate methylesterase/protein-glutamine glutaminase yields the protein MKIKVLIVDDSALIRSVMKEIIGKQPDMEVVGVAPDPIVARELIKQTNPDVLTLDVEMPRMDGLDFLEKLMRLRPMPVVMVSSLTERGSEITLRALELGAVDFVTKPKLSIQSGMLEYTELITDKIRAAARARVKARTVASAEHARTATDALPLIRNPLTSSEKLIIIGASTGGTEAIKEFLMQMPSDCPGILITQHMPEGFTRSFAKRLDSICKISVNEAAGGERVLPGHAFIAPGHSHLQLARSGANYVTQLDQGPPVNRHRPSVDVLFGSAARCAGKNAVGVILTGMGKDGAAGMLEMKNAGAYNFAQDEASCVVFGMPREAIAVGATHEVGPLQELPRMVLEHLAANSSRALRV